In Poecile atricapillus isolate bPoeAtr1 chromosome 1, bPoeAtr1.hap1, whole genome shotgun sequence, the sequence AGCCGATTACGCCTTCAGACATTAGTTCCTTAAAGCAGATGGCAGACGAGCAAAGCAAAGAACATGTGTTTTATTCAGAGAAGAGCAATATAAGGACAAGTGTTCTACCTTATAATCAGTAAGATTAACAGAGCAAAACTCTCAGAAACAGtgagataaaattaaaaagctgaaaaaacccCAGGTGGTATGAGGAAATTGGTATGTTGATCTAAGAGTAGATACAAAAGAAGCTGTTGTGAGTAATAAGAGAGAAGTTGGGAGCTTATAAGGATGGCAAGTCTGTAATACAACAAGttaacaaaagagaaagagtttatgggggagggagaaggaattCCAATTTCTCAGTCATGAGACTAGGAAACACTGCCTCATACACTTGCTGCATTACACACATGCTTCTGAAAGGGCACGTTTCCCTCTCAGACATGAAGAGACCTGTCATAGGAAAAGTGTGATTAGGAGAAGAGGTAGGTATTTTATCTTTGATTCATCTGGTCTGTCTGCATacatttgatttcattttgttGAGAAGTGGGTCATAATACCCTGGGATCCAATTTCTAGAGCTAGATTTTTATCTTGTGGTACTTACATATACTGATAAGCTTATACCGCCCAATTTACTGTGTGGTTTTATGAAACCAAGCTGAAATGCAGACATCTTATGTTTATCTTATATATAGAcatggcatttttttttaattagtcaTCATGTTGATAAAGTCCGTCAATGGACCAAACTGGCAAGTCCTTCTCAGGAGTTTTCCTTGACTTTCAAGCTTGTGAATGAGTTTAGCTCTAGCTCTGAAGTTACACACTTGATCAAATAAAGCATTGGCAGGTAAAATTGAATATGTGCTTTCTGGGTAGTTTTGTCACTGCTCCTCTTTTTTTATGAATAATAATGAAAGGGGCTTTTTGTGGACAAGAGATCCATATAATAAACTCTCAGCACAGGCAATAAacctgtttgggtttttctgatAAACCCACAAACACATCAAGCCTACAAAAGGATGAATTTTTCTTACCACATATTTTAGAAAGTTTCTGCAGAAAATATGTATTCCATTGGAGTTCTTTTCCATGTGGAACAGCTGTAGATGTGCTATTTTGCAACCTACTCATTCTTCAGACTCTTCACCTCCTCTGCTGCAGTCCAGGCTCTAAGCACAGATGAGCTATCACAGCAGTCTCTCAAGCAGTTGGCATATTTGGCAGTGTAAGTGAACTGCAACCAATATTTTCCATTCTTGTGTTTCCTGAACGTAACAATTAGATGTTCTCTAGAGAAGGGAGCTGCTGAATATCAGAGCTGTGACGCAATCAGTGAGTACCAGCTGTCTCACCACTACGGCTGTACACCCTTTCTTACTGAAAGGTCAGCTCTTCTTTGTGTTTCTAAGGCTCACACACACAACTCCTCCAGTCCCACTGCTTTAGTCAGGCCTGCCATTTTACTGATATTTTCATGTTGAAGCTGTTGATAACCACAGTCCTGGAAGTGACTAAGAAAAGTTTAATTGCTAATGGCTTGATAAGCTCATGCATCACAGCTGCAATTTTTAGagggaagaaatgaaaatgaaaaactgtaCTCAGTCTCCACCTCACTTGTTCAACCCAGCAGATTGTCATGTGCAGGCAGGAACTCAGTAGCCTGGCAGTTTTCACACCAGGGTTTCTGGTACATGCAGTAAGTCGTGCTAGAACAGCACAGTTGATGGCAAGTTCATGTGGGATCACATACaaaggaggagagaggaagCAGGGATGTGTGAAGATGCAAACAAGACAAGAGTGATTTGCAAAAGGGAAATATACCAGGTacacattttcctcttctgagcAGATCCCGACATCCAGTGGTACCCGAATCCCTGTATTTCTATCTTTGTCTCTCCATTGCcttggaggggaggaggtgatTTGGGATAAGAAATCTACCATATTCATATTACCAAAACAGTGCTTACCAGGAAAATAGAAAGTGCAcatctattattttatttgtggtCCACTTTGTGATCTCCTTTAACTCTCTCACAGGAGAGACCCAGGATTGCAGGACACCACGCCAGTCCTAGAAGAAGTGTCTTAACTATTCATCCTGCTTCTGCTGTAGAAGCTTCCATCTAACTGACCTTGACAACCTTAGATTTTGGGTTCCTCTTCCTATGCAATCCTAACTCTGGGAGCATTAACATCCTCTGATCTCCTAAAAGCACAGTTtctttcttctaaaaaaaaaaaaaaaaaaaaaaagacacacacCAAGAATCCCcataaaaacaacagaaatgtTATAGctgacattttttctttttggtaacAGAGGCCTGGAATCTTGTCAATCAGGTCCTGAAGAACTAACAGATGACAACCCATTGGACTACAACAAGGGGTTTTATTGCACCCAAGCTGGAATTATCTCAGGTTTACTACTGGGGTGGACAATGaacagcactgagtgccatgaTGATCACACCCTGGATAAGTATTTGTTTCCATTTGTGTACAGCACTGTGATGATGATCAGTATTCCCATCAACTGCATATCCCTGTATGTATCTTGCATTCAGGTGAGGAAGAAGAATGAGTTAGCAGTCTATATCTTTAGCTTGTCCCTGGCTGACCTTTCGTACTCTTTGATTCTGCCTCTGTGGATTGATTATGCCTGGCATGGAGATGACTGGAGGCTCTCTGCCTTGCTTTGTCAAATTTTTGCCTTCCTTATGTATATGAATTTCTACACCAGCACTGCGTTCCTTGCTTGCATCTCTCTTGACAGGTACCTGGCATTAGTTCACCCCTTGAAGCTCCAGTACCTGCGCACAAGAAGATTTTCATTGGTTGTCAGCATAATTGTTTGGCTTCTAGAAAGCATCTTTAATTCAGTCATATTGGTGTACAAAGAAGTATTCAATGATCCTTGCAATTTCACTAATCATACATTATGCTATGATAACTACCCCCTGGAAAGGTGGCAGGCAAACATAAATTTATTCCGGATATGCTCAGGGTACGTGGTCCCTTTGGTAATCATTATGTTTTGCTACCATAAAATCTACCAAGTGGTGAGGTATAACCAAGCCacagcagatgaagaaaagaaaaaagtgaggaAACTTATTCTGAACATCATGGTTACTTACCTTGTTTGCTTCACTCCTTATCACGTTGTATTGCTTATCCGCAGCATCAAAGAACCTTCCACCTCTGACCCACACCTTTTGTTGTTGATGTATAAGGTTTACAGAATCACACAGGCCTTAGCAAGTTTGAACTGCATTGCGGATCCCATTCTGTACTGCTTTGTGAGTGAAACTGCACGAACAGACATAGTGAATTTGCTCAGGTGTTGCTTGTGCCTGCGAAAGCGTGAGGAAGACCAAGCCAAAGAATATGCTCTGTGCAGTTCTGCTACAAAAAACACTGCACTGACCACCTACAGAACTTCCTGTGAAACACAGTCTGTCAAAAATTCCTGAATGAGCACATGCAAAAGAAAACTGGATaacctgaaaggaaaagaaagaaaaattcctctcCAGTCTGTACCTAGGAAATGCCCCAAAACTCAGAGATACCAGTCTAAGCAAAACCTGTAGCTGGAGCCAATAAGAACTTCATATAGGGTCGATGAAAACAATGGAGTATCAACACATATGTTTAAATCACATATGGTACATAAATCAGTGATAAGGAACAAATGCACAGTCAAGAAGGATGGCTGTGACATGCTGACAGAATTACTGAGGATCCCCCACAGAACTGTctcaccccaggacactgcaATGTACTAAGCCAGAGGAAGGCTGGCATCCTCTTTGTCCTGATTAGCAAAGGAGCAGACAGAGGGAGCGTGGTAAATTTCTCTGTAATTTCATGGTGTTATTTATG encodes:
- the GPR65 gene encoding psychosine receptor yields the protein MNSTECHDDHTLDKYLFPFVYSTVMMISIPINCISLYVSCIQVRKKNELAVYIFSLSLADLSYSLILPLWIDYAWHGDDWRLSALLCQIFAFLMYMNFYTSTAFLACISLDRYLALVHPLKLQYLRTRRFSLVVSIIVWLLESIFNSVILVYKEVFNDPCNFTNHTLCYDNYPLERWQANINLFRICSGYVVPLVIIMFCYHKIYQVVRYNQATADEEKKKVRKLILNIMVTYLVCFTPYHVVLLIRSIKEPSTSDPHLLLLMYKVYRITQALASLNCIADPILYCFVSETARTDIVNLLRCCLCLRKREEDQAKEYALCSSATKNTALTTYRTSCETQSVKNS